GGTAGATCCACGGGCGGCTCGCCCGGTCGCGCGCCTGGAACGCCGCGATCTCGGCTTCGTCGCGCTGGGTCAGCGCGATCGCGTCCCAGCCGTTAAGCAGGGCGGCGCGGGAGCGGTCGTCGATGGCGAAGGAAATGGGAGCGGCGCCGGCCCGCGTCACGGTGCGAGCGCCGAGGTCGACCGCCAGATGCGGCGTGTTCGAACCAGGCGCGATCGCGGCGGCGAGATCGGCGACGATCTCATGCGGCAGGGTGATCGGCAGCAGGCCGTTCTGGATGCAGTTGTTCTCGAAGATCTCGCCGAAGCTCGGCGCGATGATGCAGCGGATACCGAAATCCCAGAGGCTCCAGACCGCCGATTCGCGCGAACTGCCGCAGCCGAAATTCGGCCCGGCCACCAGGATCTGCGCCGCGCGATAGCCGGCCTGATTGAGGATGAACGCGTCGTTCTCCGTCCCGTCGGCATGATAGCGCAGGCTCTCGAAGGCATAGGGGCCGAACGCGCCGCGGCGCAGCGCGACCAGCCGCTCGACGCGGACGATCATGTCGGTATCGACATTGGCGCGCGGCAGCGGCGCGGCAATGGCCTCGAGCCGGGTGAAGGGCTGCATGGTCACGCTCCCATCTCGCGCACGTCGACGATGCGGCCCGCGAGCGCCGCGGCCGCGGCCATGATCGGGCTCGCCAGATGCGTGCGGGCGCCCGGTCCCTGGCGCCCGACGAAGTTGCGGTTGGAGGTCGAGACGGCGCGCTTGCCCGGCGGCACCGTCTCGCCGTTGGCGGCCAGGCACATCGAGCAGCCGGGTTCGCGCCAGTCGAAGCCGGCCGCGCGGAAGATCGCATCGAGGCCCTCGGCCTCGGCGGCGCGCTTGACCTCCTCGGAGCCGGGAACGACCCAGGCCGCGACATGGGCCGGAACGCGGCCGCGCCCGCGGAGGACGCCGGCCGCCGCGCGCAGGTCCGACAGCCGGCCGTTGGTGCAGGATCCGATGAAGACCTGGTCGATCGGCAGTCCGTTGATCGGAGCGCCCGGCTGCAGACCCATATAGTCGAGGGCCGCACGCATGGCCTCGCGCCGGGCGCCCGCTGCCTCGCGCTCCGGATCGGGGATCGTGCCGGTCACCGGGACGACGTCCTGGGGGCTCGTGCCCCAGGTCACCTGCGGGGCGACCGTCGTGACATCGAGCGTGATCTCACGGTCGAAGACGGCGTCCGGATCGCTCTTCAGCGTGCGCCAATGGGCGAGCGCCGCCTGCCAGTCGGCGCCTTCGGGCGCATGGGGGCGGCCCTCCAGATAGGCGAAGGTCGTCTCGTCGGGCGCGATGAAACCGATCTTCGCGCCGAACTCGACCGAGAGATTGCAGATGGTCATCCGCTCCTCGATGGTCATCGCCTCGACGACCGGGCCGGCATACTCGATCGCATGGCCCGCCCCGCCATCCGTCCCGATCGCGCCGATCAGCGCGAGGATGATGTCCTTGGCTTCGACACCGAAGCCGCGCCGGCCGGTCAGCAGGACCCGCATCGTCGCCGGGCGGCGCTGGACGAGGGTCTGCGTCGCCAGCACGTGGACGATCTCGGAGGAGCCGATGCCGAAGGCGAGCGCCCCGAGCGCGCCCTGCGTGCAGGTATGGCTGTCGCCGCAGACGATGGTCGCGCCGGGCAGCGTCAGCCCCGTCTCGGGGCCGATGACATGGACGATGCCATGCCGGCCGCCGCCGATCTCAAAATTGCGGAAGCCGTAGGTCGCCGCGGCGGCGCGCAGCGTCTCGATCAGCTTGCCGCCGCCGGCCAGCAGCGCGCCCGCGCGATCCGGGCGGGTCGACACCGCGTGATCCGCGGTGGCGAGCGTCAATTCGGGATTGCGCACCGTGCGGCCCTTGCTCGCGAGGTCATCGAAGCAGGGCGCGCAGAGATCGTGAACGAAATGCCGGTCGATGTGCAGGAGGTCGTAGCCCTCGCCCAGCGGCTTGACGACATGCAGCTCCCACAGGCGCGCGAACAGGGTCTTTGCGCTCATGACGGGTATCCCGGATCGCGCGATCGACGGCGCCCGGTCACCGGACGGCCTCGACGAACCGGTTGTCGAAGACGCCCCTGGGATCGATGGCCGCCTTGGCCACGACAGCGTCCATGTCGGCGAGGAACCTGACGGCCGTTTCGGCCGCCGCGAGGTCCATCACCCCGGTCGGCGAATAGGTCGCCTTGTTGTTGCGGATGACCTCCGTATAGAGCGGCTTGTCGCCGAGCTGGTAGTCGGCGGGCATCAGCGCGACGATCTCGTCCGGCGTCGCCTTGGCGATCCAGTGCAGCGTTTTGACGAAGGCCGAGACCAGCGCCTGCATCGTCGCCGGATTGTCCTGGATCGCCTTCTGGCCGGCGAGCAGCACGGCCGCCGGATAGGGACCGCCATAGACCTCCTGCGTGCCTTCGGGCGTCCGCGTGTCGAGCATGATCTCCACCTTGCGGTCGCGCGACAGCATGGTCACGACCGGCTCGACCTGCACGATCACGTCGACCCGCTTCTGGTCGATCGCCGCAACCACGCTGGCGCCGACCCCGACCCCGATGACCGAGACGGAATCCTTGGCGAAGCCGTTCTTCTCCAGGAGGTGGCTGAGCAGGAAATGCGTGCTCGAGCCCGGGCCGGTCACCCCGACCGGGCGGCCCCTGAGGTCGCCATAGCCCTTGATCTGGTCGGCAAGGTCCGCCCGCTTGGCGAGAACCAGCGCGGGATAGCGGCCGAGTTGGACGATCGACTTGATTCGCTGCCCCTTGGCCTGCAGGTGAACGGCATGGTCGAAATAGCCGACGGTCGCGTCGACGCTGCCGCCGACGAGGGCCTGGATCGCGCGCGAACCGCTGTTGAAGTCGTTGATCGCGACGGTCAGCCCCTGCTCCTGGAAATGGCCGAGCCGCTCGGCCGCGGTCAGGACCAGATAGTTGGGCGAGGACTTGCCGCCGACCGAGATGGTGACGGACGTCTTCTCGAGGGCCCGCGCGCGGCGCGGCGCTGCAAGGCTCAGCGCGGCCGCCGACAGGAGACCGAGGCCGAGGTCGCGCCGGCTGATCACCGTGCCCTGCGTGGCCGCCGCCGTCTCGGCGCGGCCGCCGTCGGGCGCGGGAACGAGCCCGGGCGAGCCGGCTCCTGGATGGCGCGATGTCGTCATGATTCCTCTCCCCTGTTGGTGCGGCCGGTCTGCGCCGGCCGGATTCCCATGCGCTCAGGCTTGCGACGAGGTTGCGTGGTTGGGGCTCCAGACCAGGACCTTGCGTTCGATCCGGGTCATCACGGCATCGAGGGTCAGCGCGAAGGCCGACAGCACGATGATGCCGGCAAAGACCGTGTTCACGTCGAACACGCTTTCCGCCTGCAGGATGAGATGGCCGACGCCGCGCGACGACCCGAGATATTCGCCGATCACCGCGCCGACGAAGGCAAGACCGATCGCATTGTGCAGGCTGGAGAACACCCAGCTCGCCGCCGACGGCAGATAGACATAGCGCAGCATGTGCTTCTTGGAGGCGCCGAGCATGCGGGCATTGGCGATCAGCGTCGGGCTGACCTCGCGCACGCCCTGATAGACGTTGAAGAAGACGACGAAGAGCACGAGCGTGACGCCCAGCGCCACCTTCGACCAGATGCCGAGGCCGAACCAGATCGCGAAGATCGGCGCGAAGATGACCCGCGGCATGGCGTTCGCCGCCTTGATATAGGGCTCGAAGAGGCGCGACCAGAACGGGCTCAGCGCCAGCCAGAGGCCGAGCACCATGCCGAGGACCGCGCCGATCACGAAGGCGAGCACCGTCTCGGCGAGCGTCACCAGGAGGTGGATGTAGATCTCCCCAGACGTGAACCAGCGGCCGATGACCCCGAAAATATGCGCCGGCTCGCCGAAGAAGAACGGCGAGATGAGGCCGCGGCTGCTGAGCACCTGCCAGAGCGCGAACAGCCCGCCGACGATGACGGCGTGGTAGAGGCCGAAATGCAGTCTTGTCTGGTTCTTCATGTCCTGCCCCGACGCCGTCAGCGCTTCGACTGGGCGTAGCCCTTGAGCACTTCCGCGCGCAGGGCGTCCCAGATCATGGCGTGCTGGTCGGCAAAGGCGCGCGTATGGCGGATTTCGGCGACGTCGCGCGGCCGTTCGAGATCGATCGGGAATTCGGCGATCGGGTGCGATCCCGGGCCGGCGGCCAAAAGGATCACGCGATCCGACATCGAGATCGCCTCCTCCAGATCGTGGGTCACGAACATGATCGACTTGCGGTCCTCGGACCAGAGCGACAGAAGCTCGTTCTCCATCAGCGTCCGCGTCTGGATGTCGAGGGCGCTGAACGGCTCGTCCATCAGGATGATGCGCGGGTTCTTGATCAGCACCTGCGCCAGCGCGACCCGCTTGCGCATGCCGCCGGACAGCTGGTGCGGATAGCGGTGGCCATGGCCGCCGAGGCCGACGCGCTGCAGCCAGTCCTGCGCGCGCTCCTCGGCCTCGTCGGCGCCGACGCCATCGAAGACGAGGCCGAGCTTGATATTGTCGATCGCATTGTTCCAGGGCATCAGCGACTCCGCCTGGAACAGGTAGCCGGCCCGCTCGTTGCGGCCGATCAGCGGCGCGCCGTAGATCTCGACCTCGCCGGAGACGGGAGCGGCCAGTCCGGCGGCAATGTTGAGCAGGGTCGACTTGCCGCAGCCGGTCGGGCCGACAATGGAGACGAACTCGCCGTCGGCGATCGTCAGGTCGGTTTCGCTCAGCGCCTGGAAGGACTGGCCCGATTCGCTCCGAAAGCGCTGGGTGACCTGTCGAAAGGTGATGGCGGCCGGCCCGGCCGGGGCCTGCGGGAGCGTTCCGGACCATGCCGGCTTCGACGTTGCGGCGTCGGCTGAAGCCAAGATGACGTTCCCCCTGTTGCGATTTTGAGGAAAGCTAGCATCCGCACCATCGTTCCAAAAAGTGATCCTTCCTCAACAAGTCATCTCCATTCGAGATGGCTTGGACGGGCCGCCAAAGCCGGAGCGCGGGCACGCCATGACGGGGTCGGTTATCGGAGGACCTCTGCGGCGACACCAGGGACCTCTTGCAGTCCGGCGCGGGATGATGCCGATAGGGTTGGCGCGATCGTCAGCGCACCGGGACCAGGCGAGGTGAGCGCGATGGCCTTGAACTGCGCCGACTTCTATGACGCGGAGCTCGCCCGCCACAACGG
This portion of the bacterium YEK0313 genome encodes:
- the leuD_2 gene encoding 3-isopropylmalate dehydratase small subunit, translating into MQPFTRLEAIAAPLPRANVDTDMIVRVERLVALRRGAFGPYAFESLRYHADGTENDAFILNQAGYRAAQILVAGPNFGCGSSRESAVWSLWDFGIRCIIAPSFGEIFENNCIQNGLLPITLPHEIVADLAAAIAPGSNTPHLAVDLGARTVTRAGAAPISFAIDDRSRAALLNGWDAIALTQRDEAEIAAFQARDRASRPWIYRF
- the ssuC_2 gene encoding Putative aliphatic sulfonates transport permease protein SsuC; amino-acid sequence: MKNQTRLHFGLYHAVIVGGLFALWQVLSSRGLISPFFFGEPAHIFGVIGRWFTSGEIYIHLLVTLAETVLAFVIGAVLGMVLGLWLALSPFWSRLFEPYIKAANAMPRVIFAPIFAIWFGLGIWSKVALGVTLVLFVVFFNVYQGVREVSPTLIANARMLGASKKHMLRYVYLPSAASWVFSSLHNAIGLAFVGAVIGEYLGSSRGVGHLILQAESVFDVNTVFAGIIVLSAFALTLDAVMTRIERKVLVWSPNHATSSQA
- the leuC_1 gene encoding 3-isopropylmalate dehydratase large subunit; this translates as MSAKTLFARLWELHVVKPLGEGYDLLHIDRHFVHDLCAPCFDDLASKGRTVRNPELTLATADHAVSTRPDRAGALLAGGGKLIETLRAAAATYGFRNFEIGGGRHGIVHVIGPETGLTLPGATIVCGDSHTCTQGALGALAFGIGSSEIVHVLATQTLVQRRPATMRVLLTGRRGFGVEAKDIILALIGAIGTDGGAGHAIEYAGPVVEAMTIEERMTICNLSVEFGAKIGFIAPDETTFAYLEGRPHAPEGADWQAALAHWRTLKSDPDAVFDREITLDVTTVAPQVTWGTSPQDVVPVTGTIPDPEREAAGARREAMRAALDYMGLQPGAPINGLPIDQVFIGSCTNGRLSDLRAAAGVLRGRGRVPAHVAAWVVPGSEEVKRAAEAEGLDAIFRAAGFDWREPGCSMCLAANGETVPPGKRAVSTSNRNFVGRQGPGARTHLASPIMAAAAALAGRIVDVREMGA
- the tauB_2 gene encoding Taurine import ATP-binding protein TauB, which translates into the protein MASADAATSKPAWSGTLPQAPAGPAAITFRQVTQRFRSESGQSFQALSETDLTIADGEFVSIVGPTGCGKSTLLNIAAGLAAPVSGEVEIYGAPLIGRNERAGYLFQAESLMPWNNAIDNIKLGLVFDGVGADEAEERAQDWLQRVGLGGHGHRYPHQLSGGMRKRVALAQVLIKNPRIILMDEPFSALDIQTRTLMENELLSLWSEDRKSIMFVTHDLEEAISMSDRVILLAAGPGSHPIAEFPIDLERPRDVAEIRHTRAFADQHAMIWDALRAEVLKGYAQSKR
- a CDS encoding NMT1/THI5 like protein — encoded protein: MTTSRHPGAGSPGLVPAPDGGRAETAAATQGTVISRRDLGLGLLSAAALSLAAPRRARALEKTSVTISVGGKSSPNYLVLTAAERLGHFQEQGLTVAINDFNSGSRAIQALVGGSVDATVGYFDHAVHLQAKGQRIKSIVQLGRYPALVLAKRADLADQIKGYGDLRGRPVGVTGPGSSTHFLLSHLLEKNGFAKDSVSVIGVGVGASVVAAIDQKRVDVIVQVEPVVTMLSRDRKVEIMLDTRTPEGTQEVYGGPYPAAVLLAGQKAIQDNPATMQALVSAFVKTLHWIAKATPDEIVALMPADYQLGDKPLYTEVIRNNKATYSPTGVMDLAAAETAVRFLADMDAVVAKAAIDPRGVFDNRFVEAVR